Proteins encoded within one genomic window of Corvus moneduloides isolate bCorMon1 chromosome 20, bCorMon1.pri, whole genome shotgun sequence:
- the FZD9 gene encoding frizzled-9, producing the protein MAAARLRVALWVLWHFGVGGRGLELAGLEGPRGRAARCQPVDIPMCRGIGYNLTRMPNLLGHESQREAALKLHEFAPLVEYGCHVHLRFFLCSLYAPMCTDQVSASIPACRPMCEQARHKCVPIMEQFNFGWPESLDCGRLPTKNDPNALCMEAPENASAAEPHKGQGMLPVAPRPWPPGTATEGQGPNGLGACDNPEKFQYVEKSLSCAPRCSPGVDVYWSREDKDFAFIWMAVWSTLCFVSTAFTVLTFLLDPHRFQYPERPIIFLSMCYNVYSVAFIIRSVAGAENIACDRENGELYIIQEGLESTGCTIVFLILYYFGMASSLWWVVLTLTWFLAAGKKWGHEAIEAHSSYFHMAAWGIPAMKTIVILTMRKVAGDELTGLCYVGSMDVSALTGFVLIPLSCYLVIGTSFILTGFVALFHIRKIMKTGGTNTEKLEKLMVKIGVFSILYTVPATCVIVCYFYERLNMDYWTLRALERGCLRLPGRRAANCSLEASVPTVAVFMLKIFMSLVVGITSGVWVWSSKTLQTWQSLCNRRLGMRTRGKPCSGVSCGGGHCHYKAPTVMLHMTKTDPYLDNPTHV; encoded by the coding sequence ATGGCGGCGGCGCGGCTGCGGGTGGCCCTGTGGGTGCTGTGGCATTTTGGGGTGGGCGGTCGCGGGTTGGAGCTGGCGGGGCTGGAGGGCCCGCGGGGGCGCGCGGCGCGGTGCCAGCCCGTGGACATCCCGATGTGCCGGGGGATCGGGTACAACCTGACCCGCATGCCCAACCTGCTGGGGCACGAGAGCCAGCGTGAGGCCGCCCTGAAGCTGCATGAGTTCGCCCCGCTGGTGGAGTACGGCTGCCACGTTCACCTGCGCTTCTTCCTCTGTTCCCTCTACGCACCCATGTGCACTGACCAGGTGAGCGCCAGCATCCCTGCCTGCCGCCCCATGTGTGAGCAGGCCCGCCACAAGTGCGTCCCCATCATGGAACAGTTCAATTTCGGCTGGCCTGAGTCACTTGACTGCGGCAGGTTGCCCACCAAGAACGACCCCAATGCCCTCTGCATGGAGGCCCCTGAAAATGCCTCGGCTGCCGAGCCACATAAGGGACAGGGGATGCTGCCCGTGGCCCCCCGGCCCTGGCCACCTGGCACAGCTACTGAGGGACAGGGACCCAATGGACTGGGGGCCTGTGACAACCCTGAGAAGTTCCAGTACGTGGAGAAGAGCCTCTCGTGTGCACCCAGGTGCTCCCCCGGGGTGGATGTGTACTGGTCCCGGGAGGACAAGGACTTCGCCTTCATCTGGATGGCTGTCTGGTCCACCCTCTGCTTTGTCTCCACTGCCTTCACCGTCCTCACTTTTCTGCTTGACCCCCACCGCTTCCAGTACCCTGAGAGGCCCATCATTTTCCTCTCCATGTGCTACAACGTCTACTCTGTGGCCTTCATCATCCGCTCTGTGGCCGGGGCCGAGAACATCGCCTGCGACCGGGAGAATGGTGAGCTCTACATCatccaggaggggctggagagcaCAGGCTGCACCATTGTCTTCCTCATCCTCTACTATTTCGGCATGGCTAGCTCTCTCTGGTGGGTTGTCCTCACCCTCACCTGGTTCCTGGCTGCCGGGAAGAAGTGGGGACATGAGGCCATCGAGGCCCACAGCAGCTACTTCCACATGGCCGCCTGGGGCATCCCAGCCATGAAGACCATTGTCATCCTCACCATGCGGAAGGTAGCAGGGGATGAGCTCACGGGGCTGTGCTATGTGGGGAGCATGGACGTCAGCGCCCTGACCGGCTTTGTCCTCATCCCCCTCTCCTGCTACCTAGTCATCGGCACCTCCTTCATTCTCACTGGCTTCGTTGCCCTCTTCCACATCCGGAAGATCATGAAGACGGGCGGCACCAAcacagagaagctggagaaaCTGATGGTGAAGATCGGGGTCTTCTCCATCCTCTACACTGTCCCCGCCACCTGTGTCATTGTCTGCTATTTCTATGAGCGGCTGAACATGGATTACTGGACGCTGCGGGCGCTGGAGCGCGGTTGCCTGCGCCTGCCCGGCCGCCGTGCCGCCAACTGCTCCCTTGAGGCCTCGGTGCCCACTGTGGCTGTCTTCATGCTAAAGATTTTCATGTCGCTGGTGGTGGGCATCACCAGTGGGGTGTGGGTGTGGAGCTCTAAAACGCTGCAGACCTGGCAGAGCCTGTGCAACAGGCGGCTGGGCATGAGGACGCGGGGCAAGCCCTGCAGCGGGGTCAGCTGTGGCGGGGGCCACTGCCACTACAAAGCCCCCACAGTCATGCTGCACATGACCAAGACGGACCCGTACCTGGACAACCCGACTCACGTCTAG